From the genome of Fusobacterium varium, one region includes:
- a CDS encoding ectoine utilization protein EutE: MSFILGNIKCENGKKEKGYWNIEKTNYHIPITIICGKQEGKTIVISSGVHSCEYVGIQAAIEIAQELSPNNISGTVIILHPVNYTGFFKRLPAVMPEDNKNLNRVFPGNKDGTLSEKIAYSFSKNLYPNIDFFFDLHGGDVQENVMPFVYFSGSADENIKEISIEAAKSLSVPYRVKSSSVNGVYSSAAMQGVPSLLVERGGRGLWSKEEVTAYKQDIKNLLKYFHILENNSNSSVSSQKEINNSKYLESKHNGFWYPAFQAGDTFKKGAFLGEIKDCFGNILETYKAEFAGIILYETISLAIAIDDPLIAYGEI, translated from the coding sequence ATGAGTTTTATTTTAGGAAATATAAAATGTGAAAATGGAAAAAAAGAAAAAGGATATTGGAATATAGAAAAAACTAACTATCATATTCCTATCACTATTATTTGTGGAAAGCAAGAAGGAAAAACAATAGTTATTTCTTCTGGAGTTCACAGCTGTGAATATGTAGGAATACAAGCTGCTATTGAAATAGCTCAAGAATTATCTCCTAACAATATTTCAGGAACAGTCATCATACTACATCCAGTTAACTACACTGGATTTTTTAAAAGGCTTCCTGCTGTAATGCCAGAAGATAACAAAAATCTTAATAGGGTTTTTCCAGGAAATAAAGATGGAACTCTCTCAGAAAAAATAGCATATAGTTTTTCAAAAAATCTTTATCCTAATATAGATTTTTTCTTTGATCTTCATGGAGGAGATGTTCAAGAAAATGTGATGCCTTTTGTATATTTTTCTGGTTCTGCTGATGAAAATATAAAAGAAATATCAATAGAAGCTGCTAAATCTCTTTCTGTTCCTTACAGAGTAAAATCTTCCTCTGTCAATGGAGTTTATAGCTCAGCAGCTATGCAGGGAGTTCCTTCTCTTCTAGTAGAAAGGGGAGGAAGAGGATTATGGAGTAAAGAAGAAGTTACTGCTTATAAACAGGATATTAAAAATCTTTTAAAATATTTTCATATATTAGAAAATAATTCTAATTCATCTGTTTCGTCTCAAAAAGAAATAAATAATTCTAAATACCTTGAATCAAAACACAATGGATTCTGGTATCCAGCTTTCCAAGCAGGAGATACTTTTAAAAAAGGAGCTTTTCTTGGAGAAATAAAAGATTGTTTTGGAAATATTCTTGAAACTTATAAAGCTGAATTTGCTGGAATTATACTTTATGAAACAATATCTTTAGCCATAGCTATTGATGATCCTCTTATCGCTTATGGAGAAATATAA
- a CDS encoding Uncharacterized conserved protein: MEERILSQKALDILLKSQADEETDSLIYDFLSKKEKNPKNKNILEKMASDERDHAKMWKSFTKKNIKPNFKLIYWYKFLSVIMGFTFVLKLIQSGETNASSKYADIIDEVPEAKKASEDELRHEHELIEMLDEERLQYVGAMVLGLNDALVELTGTIAGLSFALMNTRIVALSGIITGISATLSMAASNYLAERAENNPNAMKSSVYTGVAYLITVALLVLPYLLFPEDMWLGALITMLITVIFIILFFNYYISVAKDLPFIKRFLEMAGISLSVAAISFVIGILVKKFLGIDL, encoded by the coding sequence ATGGAAGAAAGAATATTGAGTCAAAAAGCATTAGATATATTACTTAAAAGCCAAGCTGATGAAGAAACAGATAGTTTAATTTACGATTTTCTGTCAAAAAAAGAAAAAAATCCTAAAAATAAAAATATTTTAGAAAAAATGGCTAGTGATGAAAGAGATCATGCCAAAATGTGGAAAAGTTTTACTAAAAAAAATATAAAACCTAATTTCAAACTTATTTATTGGTACAAGTTTCTCTCTGTAATTATGGGATTTACTTTCGTATTAAAGCTCATTCAAAGTGGTGAAACTAATGCCAGTTCTAAATATGCAGATATAATAGATGAAGTCCCTGAAGCTAAAAAAGCCTCAGAAGATGAATTAAGACATGAACATGAACTTATTGAAATGCTTGATGAAGAAAGACTTCAATATGTTGGTGCTATGGTACTTGGATTAAATGATGCTCTTGTTGAGCTTACAGGGACTATTGCTGGTCTTTCATTTGCTCTTATGAATACAAGAATTGTTGCCCTTTCTGGAATAATCACTGGAATCTCTGCAACTCTTTCTATGGCTGCCTCAAACTATCTTGCTGAAAGAGCAGAAAATAATCCGAATGCAATGAAATCAAGTGTTTATACAGGTGTAGCTTACCTTATTACTGTTGCTCTTCTCGTACTTCCATATCTTCTATTTCCAGAAGATATGTGGCTTGGTGCTTTAATTACAATGCTTATTACTGTTATTTTTATCATTCTCTTCTTCAACTATTATATTTCAGTAGCCAAAGATCTGCCCTTCATAAAAAGATTTTTAGAAATGGCTGGAATCAGTCTTTCTGTGGCTGCTATATCCTTTGTAATAGGTATACTAGTGAAAAAATTCTTAGGAATAGATCTTTAA